The Toxorhynchites rutilus septentrionalis strain SRP chromosome 3, ASM2978413v1, whole genome shotgun sequence genome includes a region encoding these proteins:
- the LOC129773090 gene encoding uncharacterized protein LOC129773090 — MRKREMEQEKALLEKSLRKEQEHMQQMGQMRNRYQEMMAEIKKKTAKPETAAEEKNKEEKYVKENELSGSEDEEYESEEEYDTECEEEDPEGELENNEKKKDKKQISKKVESHGLGRQSAGPTKAQLAARNGSYEASNEACGYNDIENLVRLQECLKGPALENVRGQLLMPKPVPKVIEKLRQLYGRPEQLLQFHLRKVNRLEAPKSDKLETFIPFGNAVEQMCDHIEAAKMKEHLTNPLLLQSLLDKLPSPDKREWVRFKSSKKKVNLRTFSDFLARIVSEACEANACNATPVNETRSGKIGRAGMKEKGAVYSHSTLMSSGESTPLGKSSNARLKPCKACKRTDHRLRFCQDFRAMSFADRMKIVELGRLCKVCLNDHGVAPCKFKIRCNVEECQERHHPLLHPVHSRVVMNTHHHVQGEIMFRMIPVTLHHGSRVVKTLAFLDEGASITLVERTLTDMLGVEGVHEPLTITWTAGNRQWLMNTWNGRNSTKLNLWVSSTGSEGKLLLKAVQTVKQLLLPKQAVDVAEMSAAYRYLRDVPLSSYSHQRPGMLSGLNNLHAIAPVEVKMGQQGEPIAVRSPLCWAVYGPTKKSKQARNFVGYHQAVSNEDLHTLLRQQYALEESVVAVSQESKEEKRAREILERTTARIGDRFETGMLLKTDELQLPNSYPMTVRRMKQLEKRLEQTPELFDNVRRQIVEYLQKGYAHLATPEELAKFASGSSWFLPINIVRNPKKPEKVRLVWDAAATVDGVSLNSQLLTRPDLLTPLPKVICRFRERPIGFGGDLREMFHQIRIRESDKRLQLFVFRNSPNDAPSVYVMDVATFGSKCSPSQAQFAKNLNAMEFVEQLPEAAAAIVESHYVDDYFDSVDTIEEAVRRAKEVKFIHSKGGFEIRNWVSNSGIFLDELGEIKALQAVHFNWDKENGTERVLGIVWDPNQDEFSFSMEHRQDVKPYLLDGVRPTKRIVLSCVMGFFDPLGLLTPFTIHGKLVIQDLWRTGCDWDEVIDDTTFAKCYFPEIRSSSIESLELHIFTDASMHAYGCAAYFRAVIKGNVRCSLIMSRSKVSPLKLQSIPRLELMAAVLGARMLHTVKSNHTLHISRQVLWSDSQTVLSWIRSDQHKYKQFVAFRIGEIVELTSASDWRHVPSDKNIGDVVTKWGIGPPLDSNVPA, encoded by the exons ATGCGGAAGCGGGAAATGGAGCAAGAGAAAGCGCTTCTAGAGAAATCACTCCGAAAAGAGCAGGAACATATGCAACAAATGGGGCAGATGCGGAATCGCTACCAGGAGATGATGGCGGAAATTAAGAAGAAAACTGCGAAGCCAGAGACAGCAGCTGAGGAGAAAAACAAAGAAGAGAAGTACGTAAAGGAGAATGAATTAAGCGGCTCCGAAGATGAAGAATACGAGTCCGAGGAAGAATATGACACAGAGTGCGAGGAAGAAGATCCCGAAGGGGAATTGGAAAATAATGAGAAAAAGAAAGATAAAAAGCAAATCAGTAAGAAAGTAGAGTCACACGGGCTGGGGCGACAATCTGCAGGGCCTACAAAGGCACAGTTGGCCGCGCGAAATG GAAGTTATGAAGCGTCGAATGAGGCCTGCGGTTACAATGATATTGAAAATCTTGTACGCCTGCAGGAGTGCCTTAAGGGACCCGCATTGGAAAACGTTCGTGGACAGCTGCTGATGCCGAAGCCAGTTCCGAAGGTGATAGAGAAACTGCGACAACTCTACGGCCGGCCGGAACAGCTCCTACAATTCCACCTAAGAAAGGTGAACCGCTTGGAGGCGCCGAAGTCTGATAAGTtggaaacattcattccatttgGAAACGCCGTGGAGCAGATGTGTGACCACATTGAAGCTGCGAAGATGAAGGAACATCTGACAAACCCATTGCTACTGCAAAGTCTGTTGGATAAATTACCGTCACCAGACAAAAGAGAGTGGGTGCGCTTCAAGAGCAGCAAGAAGAAGGTGAACCTGAGGACTTTTTCGGACTTCCTGGCGAGAATCGTCTCGGAGGCTTGCGAAGCAAACGCATGTAACGCGACGCCAGTGAACGAGACGAGAAGCGGAAAAATAGGTAGAGCGGGAATGAAAGAGAAGGGAGCAGTCTACAGCCACAGTACTCTGATGAGTTCAGGAGAAAGCACTCCACTGGGAAAATCGTCGAACGCAAGATTGAAACCTTGCAAAGCTTGCAAACGTACGGATCATCGTCTACGCTTTTGCCAAGACTTTAGGGCTATGTCGTTCGCTGATCGTATGAAAATAGTTGAGCTGGGCAGGTTGTGTAAAGTCTGCCTGAACGATCATGGAGTCGCACCGTGCAAGTTTAAAATTCGATGCAACGTTGAAGAATGCCAAGAACGTCATCATCCACTATTACATCCGGTTCACTCAAGAGTTGTTATGAACACTCATCATCACGTGCAAGGCGAGATAATGTTCCGGATGATTCCCGTGACATTGCATCATGGTAGCAGGGTGGTGAAAACGCTAGCGTTCTTGGATGAAGGAGCATCGATAACATTGGTGGAACGGACGTTGACTGACATGCTTGGGGTAGAAGGTGTTCATGAGCCACTGACGATTACCTGGACAGCTGGTAATCGTCAGTGGCTCATGAACACCTGGAATGGAAGAAATTCGACGAAGCTGAACCTGTGGGTATCCTCAACCGGAAGCGAAGGGAAGCTACTCCTGAAGGCAGTGCAGACGGTGAAGCAGCTTCTTCTTCCCAAACAGGCAGTAGACGTGGCCGAAATGAGTGCAGCATACCGGTACCTTCGTGATGTCCCATTATCGTCGTACTCACATCAGCGACCGGGCATGCTTAGTGGGCTGAACAACCTACACGCCATCGCACCGGTTGAAGTTAAAATGGGCCAGCAAGGAGAACCGATAGCCGTTCGCTCTCCACTCTGTTGGGCAGTGTACGGACCAACTAAAAAGTCTAAACAAGCGCGGAATTTCGTCGGGTATCACCAAGCAGTTTCCAACGAAGACCTGCATACCTTGCTGAGGCAACAGTACGCACTGGAGGAATCGGTAGTGGCGGTGTCGCAAGAGtcgaaagaagaaaaaagggCTCGTGAGATTCTAGAGCGAACCACGGCCCGCATTGGTGACCGTTTCGAAACCGGGATGCTGTTGAAAACTGATGAGTTGCAGTTGCCGAACAGCTACCCGATGACGGTGCGCCGAATGAAGCAGCTGGAGAAAAGATTGGAACAGACACCAGAGTTGTTTGACAATGTACGAAGACAGATTGTAGAGTATCTGCAGAAGGGATATGCGCATCTAGCGACGCCGGAAGAACTGGCGAAATTTGCTTCGGGGTCATCATGGTTCCTACCAATCAATATTGTGCGGAATCCGAAAAAGCCTGAGAAAGTGCGACTGGTCTGGGATGCAGCAGCGACAGTCGATGGTGTCTCTTTAAATTCGCAGCTGCTCACGAGACCGGATTTACTCACTCCATTACCGAAAGTCATCTGCCGTTTTCGTGAACGGCCTATCGGATTTGGAGGAGATTTAAGAGAAATGTTCCACCAAATAAGGATACGAGAAAGCGATAAAAGGTTGCAACTGTTTGTGTTCCGGAATTCTCCCAATGATGCCCCCAGCGTGTACGTGATGGATGTTGCCACGTTTGGATCGAAGTGCTCTCCGAGTCAAGCCCAATTTGCGAAGAACCTGAATGCGATGGAGTTCGTCGAGCAGTTACCGGAAGCAGCGGCAGCCATAGTGGAGAGTCATTATGTCGACGATTACTTCGACAGCGTTGATACAATCGAGGAAGCTGTTCGGAGAGCAAAAGAGGTAAAGTTCATCCATTCAAAAGGTGGGTTCGAGATAAGGAACTGGGTTTCAAATTCTGGGATTTTTCTCGATGAACTGGGCGAAATTAAAGCGTTGCAAGCAGTGCATTTTAACTGGGACAAGGAAAATGGAACAGAAAGGGTACTGGGAATAGTATGGGATCCGAACCAAGATGAATTCTCGTTTTCGATGGAACACCGGCAGGATGTAAAGCCATATCTTTTAGATGGTGTACGCCCAACGAAACGAATCGTCCTGAGTTGCGTGATGGGGTTTTTCGATCCACTGGGACTGCTCACTCCGTTCACGATCCATGGGAAGTTGGTGATTCAGGACTTGTGGCGAACCGGATGTGACTGGGACGAAGTGATAGATGATACCACCTTTGCAAA GTGTTACTTTCCAGAAATCCGTTCGTCTTCTATCGAGTCTTTGGAGTTGCATATTTTTACCGACGCAAGCATGCACGCATACGGCTGCGCAGCATACTTCCGGGCTGTGATCAAGGGAAATGTTCGGTGCTCGTTGATAATGTCTCGGTCGAAAGTGTCTCCACTTAAGCTCCAATCGATTCCAAGGCTGGAATTGATGGCTGCAGTCCTCGGTGCTAGAATGTTACACACGGTCAAGTCCAATCACACGCTGCATATCTCGAGACAGGTTTTGTGGAGCGACTCTCAAACAGTGCTGAGCTGGATCCGCTCCGATCAGCATAAATACAAACAGTTCGTCGCCTTCAGGATCGGTGAGATTGTGGAACTAACGTCTGCAAGCGATTGGAGACATGTTCCGTCAGATAAGAATATTGGAGATGTCGTGACTAAATGGGGCATAGGACCACCATTGGATTCAAACGTTCCTGCATGA
- the LOC129773091 gene encoding uncharacterized protein LOC129773091: MWPSQGKVELDVPDEMKAFVLFHGIPFTTPSMNIHVTARWGRLIRIAASVVRFINNCRRKAYDHPIFVSKASSSLEVFVKKTPKCILQSLRQEELRAGEIILLKQAQRDGFPEEVRTLEERRDSNSWVLVEKSSWLYQLRPIIDTDGVVRMSGRLALAEEIPFDQKFPIILPRRHGITEMIIQSYHERFGHANRETVFNELRQRFYIPKLRSVIATVVKDCTWCRVKRSQPKNPLMAPLPVQRVTRPLRPFRSVGVDYLGPIEVSVGRRRGAPDEFFSDNGTNFRGASKEMSNTVKKINVECTENVTSPTIKWHFIPPGTPHKGGAWERMVRSVKEAMEAFNDGKKLTDEILLTTLSEAEDMINTRPLTYSSQDSELEAITPNHFLRCVVKEADSTVEHVDLAESLRNLHKRSQYLADRMWQRWCKEYLPGINRRTKWYEDQKTLKVGDMYS, encoded by the exons ATGTGGCCGAGTCAAGGGAAGGTGGAACTCGATGTTCCGGATGAAATGAAGGCATTTGTTCTGTTCCACGGAATACCGTTTACAACTCCGTCGATGAATATCCATGTAACGGCACGATGGGGAAGGCTGATTCGAATAGCTGCTAGTGTTGTAAGGTTCATCAACAATTGTCGGAGAAAAGCATATGATCATCCTATTTTTGTGTCGAAGGCTAGTAGTTCACTAGAAGTATTCGTGAAGAAAACTCCTAAATGTATTTTGCAGTCGCTGCGTCAAGAAGAACTTCGCGCGGGAGAAataattttgttgaaacagGCTCAACGCGATGGCTTTCCTGAGGAGGTACGCACGTTGGAAGAGCGGAGAGATTCCAACTCATGGGTgcttgttgaaaaatctagcTGGTTGTATCAGTTGCGTCCAATCATCGATACTGATGGAGTAGTTAGAATGAGCGGCAGATTGGCGTTGGCTGAAGAAATTCCCTTCGACCAGAAATTTCCGATTATTCTCCCTAGACGGCACGGTATCACAGAGATGATCATTCAGAGCTATCACGAAAGGTTTGGTCATGCAAATCGGGAAACAGTTTTCAATGAACTCCGTCAACGTTTCTACATTCCAAAACTCCGATCGGTAATAGCAACAGTCGTGAAAGACTGCACCTGGTGCCGTGTCAAGCGGAGTCAACCAAAGAATCCGTTGATGGCACCACTCCCAGTACAACGAGTGACCCGACCATTGCGGCCCTTTCGCTCGGTAGGAGTCGACTATCTTGGTCCTATAGAAGTCTCGGTCGGTCGAAG AAGAGGTGCACCCGACGAGTTCTTCTCAGACAACGGGACGAATTTCAGGGGTGCTAGCAAGGAGATGTCCAACACGGTGAAGAAAATCAACGTGGAGTGTACGGAGAACGTTACCAGTCCGACAATCAAGTGGCATTTCATTCCCCCTGGAACTCCACACAAGGGTGGAGCTTGGGAGAGAATGGTACGATCGGTGAAGGAAGCTATGGAGGCGTTCAACGACGGCAAGAAGTTGACGGATGAGATTCTTTTGACCACGTTGAGCGAAGCGGAAGATATGATTAATACTCGTCCGTTGACATATTCTTCGCAAGATTCGGAGCTCGAGGCAATCACGCCCAATCACTTTTTACGATGCGTAGTCAAAGAGGCAGATAGCACGGTCGAACACGTTGATCTGGCGGAATCGTTGCGAAACTTGCACAAAC